The following proteins come from a genomic window of Macadamia integrifolia cultivar HAES 741 chromosome 14, SCU_Mint_v3, whole genome shotgun sequence:
- the LOC122060388 gene encoding uncharacterized protein LOC122060388, giving the protein MSETPFRPREKLMEKQKHFQNIHKYTYFKGPFDKVTSVAIPLALATTSVFLIVRGVYNMSHGIGKKE; this is encoded by the exons ATGTCAGAGACACCTTTTAGACCCAGGGAGAAGCTTATGGAGAAGCAGAAGCATTTCCAAAACATTCACAAATACACATACTTTAAAGGACCCTTTGACAAGGTCACTTCAGTTGCCATTCCTCTTGCTTTGGCAACTACCTCTGTGTTTCTCATT GTACGTGGAGTCTACAATATGTCTCATGGGATAGGAAAGAAGGAATAA